ATTTAAGGAACCACCATGACCGATTTGTTCAAACACCCGGTTTGGGCAATGGCCTTCCGCCCGTTTTATTCGTTGGCGGCTTTGTATGGCGCATTGTCTATACTGCTTTGGGGCTTCGGCTTTCAGGGTACGCCTGAGTTGCCGGGTTTTTATTGGCATGCCCATGAAATGATTTGGGGTTATGCCGGATTGGTTGTCATTGCATTTTTATTGACGGCCGTGGCGACTTGGACAGGCCAGCCGCCGACACGCGGTAAGGCGTTGGCCGGTTTGACCGCATTTTGGCTGTTGGCCCGCATTTGTATGTTTATCCCCGGTTGGGGGGTAACGGCAAGTGGCATATTCGGTACGATCTTTTTCTGGTATGGCGCGGTATGCATGGCTTTGCCGGTAATCCGTTCTCAAAACAAGCGCAACTATGTTGCTGTGTTCGCTATTTTTGTTTTGGGCGGCACCCATTTCGCCTTCCATCTGAAAGTACAGCCATTTGATGCCATCGCGCTGATGACCGGTTTGCAATCCGGTTTGATTATGGTGGCCGGATTTATCGGTTTGATCGGTATGCGGATTATCTCGTTCTTTACGTCCAAACGTCTGAATGTGCCGCAAATCCCCAGTCCTCAATGGGTGGCGCACGCTTCACTTTGGCTGCCTATGCTGACCGCCATGCTGATGGCGCATAACATTTTACCGGGACTGGCCGCGTTGTTTGCTCTGGCTGCTGGTGTGATTTTTACCGTGCAGGTGTACCGCTGGTGGTATAAAGCCGTGCTGAAAGAGCCTATGCTTTGGATTTTGTTTGCCGGCTATCTGTTTACCGGCTTGGGCTTGATTGCGGTCGGTCTTTCCTATTGGATTTCAAGTTTCCTGAATTTGGGTGTGCACCTTATCGGCGTTGGCGGTATCGGCGTGCTGACTTTGGGCATGATGGCACGAACCGCGCTTGGCCATACCGGCAACTCTATTTATCCGCCGCCTAAAGTGGTTCCTGTTGCCTTTTGGTTGATGATAGCCGCAACGGTTGTCCGTGTTTTGGCTACCTTTGTGAGCGGTACGGCATACACGCACAGTATTCGTTGCTCCGCCGCTTTGTTTGCCGCCTCTTTGCTGTTGTACGCATGGAAATATATTCCTTGGCTGATCCGTCCGCGTTCGGATGGTCGTCCGGGTTAACGGTTTGGCGAAATGAGAAGGCCGTCTGAAAAGTTTCAGACGGCCTTTATTGTTGATAATAAAAAAGCCTTTCAAAGTATGAAGGCTTTTCTTGAAACTGTGGCCTCGCCAACAGGAATCGAACCTGTATTTTACGCTTAGGAGGCATACGTTCTATCCGTTGAACTATGGCGAGGCGGTAAAGGAGGGGATTTTAAACCTTTCCGGCAAAAAAAGACAATAAGCCGGCGGCAATCAAAGGGCCGACCGGAATGCCGCCGACAAAGGCAACGCCGATAACCGTGCCGATTAATAATCCGGTTACCAAAACAGGCTGTTCGCTCATCAATGGAACGCCGCGTCCGGCAAGCCAGGCAACCAAAATGCCGATAAGGACGGCAGCAATCATTTTGAAATTGATAAACTCGGAAACCGGCGGAATCTGGATTTTACCGGAAACCAACGGACTCAATACGCCGATGGTCAGCAGGATGATGCCCAGATGCAAACCGTGTTTTTCCACCAAGGGAAGATATTGCGACAAGGCCGTCTGCTGCATGAGCAGCAATACCGCCGCCGAAATCGTAATCGAGTTGTTGTTGCTGACGACGCCCAAAAAAATCAGCGTAACCAGAAACAAAGGGACAAAGCTGAAATTCATCGGATTAAGATACTCGGGCCAAAGATTCTTTTGCCAGTTGGATCATGGCTTCTTTGACTTCGCTGTCAGGCAACACGTCCAATGAAGCGATGGCTTTGTCGACAGCTTTTTTCGCTTCGGAAATCGAATATGGCAAAGCGTCGGAATTAACGACATAGTCGTGGATTTTTTCAAAATAGCTGCGGTCAGCATTTTCCAAAGCATGGCGCACATCGTTTGCAGCCTGCTCGGAGCCGTTTCGCATCAGGTAAATCAATGGCAGGGTAGGTTTGCCTTCTGCTAAATCGTCACCGACGTTTTTGCCGATTTCTTCGGTTTCACCTGAATAGTCCAATACATCGTCAATGATTTGGAAAGCCGTACCGACGTACATGCCGTAGTCTTTTAAAGCTTGCTCGTGTTCGGGGGAAGCCTTGCCCAAAATTGCGCCGACTTGTGCGGCCGCTTCAAACAGTTTTGCTGTTTTGTATTGGATAACTTGGACGTATTGCTCTTCGGTAATATCCGTATTGCCGATGTTCATCAGCTGCATGACTTCGCCTTCAGCGATGATGTTGGTCGCATCTGCCATCACTTCCAAGATACGCATGCTGCCCGAACCAACCATCAGTTGGAAGGCGCGTGTATAGAGGAAGTCGCCGACCAAAACAGCCGCCGCGTTGCCGAAGAGGTTGTTTGCCGTTTTACGGCCGCGGCGCAAATCGCTTTCATCGACGACATCGTCGTGCAGGAGGGTGGAGGTGTGGATGAATTCCACCATCGCTGCCAGCGAGTACAATTTTTCATCGTCATGCCCGACTGCTTTGCCTGCCAAAATGGTAATAATCGGACGCAGGCGCTTACCACCCGCGCTGATGATGTATGTGCCGATTTGCGAAATCAGCGCAACATCGGATTGAACAGCTTGGTTGATGACCGCATTAACTTTGGCAAGGTCATCGGGCAGGTGGCGTTGGAAGTAAGGCAGGTTTTCGAGCATAAAACATTCTCTGTTGATAAAACGGAGCGGTGGCTCCAATGAATCTGTTTAAACCCGTACATTCGGTCGGGGTAATAATGTTGCATAAAGATATCAGCAATCCAGCGCGTGATTATATCAGTTAAAAAGCATGCAACATATCTTTCAGACGGCCTTTTCAGTTGTAAATAAAATAAATTTTGACAAAACAGGCAAATAGAAATAGAATAGCTCGTTTCGCACATGGTGTGCGGAATGTTAACCTAATTCTCATGGAGTTGAGTATGTACGCGGTCGTAAAAACCGGCGGTAAACAATACAAAGTTTCCGTTGGCGAAAAATTGAAAGTAGAACAGATACCAGCCGAACTCGACAGCCAAATCGAACTGACTGAAGTTTTGATGATTGCTGACGGCGAATCTGTAAAAGTAGGCGCACCTTTTATCGAAGGTGCAAAAGTAACAGCTAAAGTCGTTGCTCATGGTCGTGGTGAGAAAGTACGCATTTTCAAAATGCGTCGTCGCAAACACTACCAAAAACGCCAAGGCCATCGCCAAAATTTCACCCAAATCGAAATCGTGGCAATCGCCTAATTTCAAGTAAGTTCAGGAGTATTACAAATGGCAAGTAAAAAAGCAGGCGGTAGCACCCGCAACGGTCGCGATTCAGAAGCCAAACGCTTGGGCGTTAAAGCCTACGGCAACGAGCTGATTCCGGCAGGCTCTATCATCGTTCGTCAACGTGGTACTAAATTCCACGCAGGTGACAACGTAGGCATGGGCAAAGACCACACTTTGTTTGCTAAAGTCGACGGTTACGTTGAATTCAAAACCAAAGGCGCGCTGAACCGTAAAACCGTCAGCATCCGTCCTTACACCGGTTCTGAAGAATAATCGTTTTACGATTGAAAGCCGCATTCCTTTTCGGAATGCGGTTTTTGTTTGTCAGACTGTTTTGTCTGTTTGATAAAATCCGTATGTCGTGAAGCTTGATTTATATTAAGGCTAAAGTAAAAACGTGCTTACAATCGATGGCCTTTGTTTTATTCTATCGACTCTTTCTATATAATCTATCAAATGCCTTTGATTTACCCTCATGTAGCTAAACACAGTAAACTTAAGGCCGTCTGAAAAAATCCGTATCAGTTGAATACAAGGAATTCCTCCCATGAGCTTACACAGTGATATTCTCGTTGTCGGCGCAGGCCCTGCCGGATTAAGTTTTGCCGCAGAGTTGGCCGGAAGCGGTTTGAACATAACCCTGATTGAAAGAAGTCCTTTAGAAGTGTTGCAAAATCCGCCGTATGACGGCCGTGAAATCGCATTGACGCACTTGTCGCGTGAAATCATGCAGCGATTGGGTATGTGGGATTTGATTCCAAAAGACGAAATTTATCCTTTGCGCGATGCCAAAGTGTTGAACGGCCATTCCGATTACCAGCTCCACTTCCCGCAACCGACTCAGGCGCGCGGTGAGCCAGCGGACTGCTTGGGCTATTTGATCTCCAATCACAACATCCGCAAAGCCGCTTATGAAGTCGTGTCCAAATTGGACAACGTGAAAATTCTGACCGGCACCAATGTTAAAGAAGTCAAAACTTTTGACGATGAGGCGCAAGTTATTTTGGAAAGCGGCGAAGTATTGACCGGTCGTCTGTTGTTGGCCGCCGATAGCCGCTTCTCGCAAACGCGCCGTCAATTGGGCATTTCTTCAGATATGCACGATTACAGCCGCACCATGTTTGTGTGCCGCATGAAGCATACTCTGTCCAACCTGCATACCGCATATGAATGCTTCCACTACGGCCGCACCATTGCGTTGCTGCCTTTGGAAGAGCATTTGACCAATACGGTGATTACGGTGGACAGCGATAAAGCCGAAACGATTAAAAACATGTCGCCGGAAGAATTGGCAGCCAGCGTGAAAGAGCAACTCAAAGGCCGTTTGGGTGATATGGAATTGGTCAGCACCATTCACAATTATCCTTTGGTCGGTATGATTGCCCAACGTTTCTACGGCAAACGCAGCGCGTTGATCGGCGATGCCGCGGTCGGTATGCATCCGGTTACTGCGCACGGTTTCAACTTGGGTCTGGCAAGTGCCGATCTTTTGGCCAAATTGGTTCTCGAAGCCGAGCAACGCGGTCAGGATATTGGTGCGAAGAGCCTGCTGGAAAAATACAGTACCAAGCATATGCTTCACGCCCATCCGATTTACCACGGCACCAATATGCTGCTGAAACTCTTTACCAATGAAACTGCTCCGGCGAAACTGCTGCGCGGTTTGGTATTGCGTGCAAGCAATAACTTCCCGCCGCTGAAAAA
This genomic interval from Neisseria sp. Marseille-Q5346 contains the following:
- the ubiM gene encoding 5-demethoxyubiquinol-8 5-hydroxylase UbiM, whose amino-acid sequence is MSLHSDILVVGAGPAGLSFAAELAGSGLNITLIERSPLEVLQNPPYDGREIALTHLSREIMQRLGMWDLIPKDEIYPLRDAKVLNGHSDYQLHFPQPTQARGEPADCLGYLISNHNIRKAAYEVVSKLDNVKILTGTNVKEVKTFDDEAQVILESGEVLTGRLLLAADSRFSQTRRQLGISSDMHDYSRTMFVCRMKHTLSNLHTAYECFHYGRTIALLPLEEHLTNTVITVDSDKAETIKNMSPEELAASVKEQLKGRLGDMELVSTIHNYPLVGMIAQRFYGKRSALIGDAAVGMHPVTAHGFNLGLASADLLAKLVLEAEQRGQDIGAKSLLEKYSTKHMLHAHPIYHGTNMLLKLFTNETAPAKLLRGLVLRASNNFPPLKKLITKQLTG
- the ispB gene encoding octaprenyl diphosphate synthase codes for the protein MLENLPYFQRHLPDDLAKVNAVINQAVQSDVALISQIGTYIISAGGKRLRPIITILAGKAVGHDDEKLYSLAAMVEFIHTSTLLHDDVVDESDLRRGRKTANNLFGNAAAVLVGDFLYTRAFQLMVGSGSMRILEVMADATNIIAEGEVMQLMNIGNTDITEEQYVQVIQYKTAKLFEAAAQVGAILGKASPEHEQALKDYGMYVGTAFQIIDDVLDYSGETEEIGKNVGDDLAEGKPTLPLIYLMRNGSEQAANDVRHALENADRSYFEKIHDYVVNSDALPYSISEAKKAVDKAIASLDVLPDSEVKEAMIQLAKESLARVS
- a CDS encoding DUF441 domain-containing protein; this translates as MNFSFVPLFLVTLIFLGVVSNNNSITISAAVLLLMQQTALSQYLPLVEKHGLHLGIILLTIGVLSPLVSGKIQIPPVSEFINFKMIAAVLIGILVAWLAGRGVPLMSEQPVLVTGLLIGTVIGVAFVGGIPVGPLIAAGLLSFFAGKV
- the rpmA gene encoding 50S ribosomal protein L27 produces the protein MASKKAGGSTRNGRDSEAKRLGVKAYGNELIPAGSIIVRQRGTKFHAGDNVGMGKDHTLFAKVDGYVEFKTKGALNRKTVSIRPYTGSEE
- the rplU gene encoding 50S ribosomal protein L21, which encodes MYAVVKTGGKQYKVSVGEKLKVEQIPAELDSQIELTEVLMIADGESVKVGAPFIEGAKVTAKVVAHGRGEKVRIFKMRRRKHYQKRQGHRQNFTQIEIVAIA
- a CDS encoding NnrS family protein, which encodes MTDLFKHPVWAMAFRPFYSLAALYGALSILLWGFGFQGTPELPGFYWHAHEMIWGYAGLVVIAFLLTAVATWTGQPPTRGKALAGLTAFWLLARICMFIPGWGVTASGIFGTIFFWYGAVCMALPVIRSQNKRNYVAVFAIFVLGGTHFAFHLKVQPFDAIALMTGLQSGLIMVAGFIGLIGMRIISFFTSKRLNVPQIPSPQWVAHASLWLPMLTAMLMAHNILPGLAALFALAAGVIFTVQVYRWWYKAVLKEPMLWILFAGYLFTGLGLIAVGLSYWISSFLNLGVHLIGVGGIGVLTLGMMARTALGHTGNSIYPPPKVVPVAFWLMIAATVVRVLATFVSGTAYTHSIRCSAALFAASLLLYAWKYIPWLIRPRSDGRPG